One part of the Pogoniulus pusillus isolate bPogPus1 unplaced genomic scaffold, bPogPus1.pri scaffold_47_arrow_ctg1, whole genome shotgun sequence genome encodes these proteins:
- the LOC135174111 gene encoding olfactory receptor 14A16-like yields MGFSEGNCVMSSALSTVTHIKRQQMSNSSSITEFLLLPFTGTQQLLLLHFCLSLTIYLAVLLGNSLIITTIAWHHQLHTPMYSCLLKLTLLDLGIISTTVPKSMASAFWGTRDISYAGCAAQVFFVLFLIDTEYILLTIMAYDRYVAICRPLHYGTLLGSRACAHMAAAAWACGFLYALLHTANTFSLPLCQGNAVHQFFCEIPQILTLSCSTAYLREVWLIVVSVCLFIGCFVFIVLSYVQIFRAVLRMPSQQVCHKAFATCLPHLAVLSLILSTGIVVYLKPPSMSFPSSNLVVSVLYSVVPPALNPLIYSLRNHELKAALSKLLTGCFHKQ; encoded by the exons ATGGGATTTTCTGAAGGAAATTGTGTAATGTCTTCTGCTCTGTCAACAGTCACCCATATCAAGAGGCAGCAGATgtccaacagcagctccatcactgagttcctcctgctgccattcacaggcacacagcagctgctgctcctgcacttcTGCCTCTCCCTCACCATCTACCTGGCTGTCCTCCTGGGCAACAgcctcatcatcaccaccatcgCCTGGCACCACCaactgcacacccccatgtaCTCCTGCCTCCTCAAACTCACCCTCCTTGACCTGGGCATCATCTCCACCACTGTTCCTAAATCTATGGCCAGCGCTTTCTGGGGcaccagggacatctcctaTGCAGGTTGTGCTGCTCAGGTCTTCTTTGTATTGTTCTTGATTGATACAGAGTATATTCTCCTCACCATCATGGCCTACGACCGCTATgttgccatctgcagacccctgcactatggcaccctcctgggcagcagagcttgtgcccacatggcagcagctgcctgggcctgtGGCTTTCTCtatgctctgctgcacacagccaatacattttccctgcccctctgccagggcaatgcTGTGCACCAGTTCTTCTGTGAGATCCCCCAGATCCTCAcgctctcctgctccacagcctaccTCAGGGAAGTTTGGCTCATTGTGGTCAGTGTCTGTTTATTTATTGGTTGTTTTGTGTTCATTGTGCTGTCCTATGTACAGAtcttcagggcagtgctgaggatgccCTCTCAGCAGGTATGccacaaagcctttgccacctgcctccctcacctggctgtgctctctctAATTCTCAGCACTGGCATCGTTGTCTACC tgaagcccCCATCCATGTCCTTCCCATCCTCAAACCTGGTGGTGTCAGTTTTGTACTcagtggtgcccccagcattGAACCCTCTCATCTACAGCCTGAGGAACCATGAGCtgaaggctgccctgagcaaactgctcACTGGATGCTTTCACAAGCAATAA